One Mus musculus strain C57BL/6J chromosome 2, GRCm38.p6 C57BL/6J genomic window, CTGTGGCAGGCTGCTGCACACACAGTAACTTTGTCTAATAACAGAGCATAGGTTTCAAAGAGCTGGAAGGAAGTATTTTGAATGTTTCTACCAGAAATAAATGATCTATGTTGGAGGATGTGTACGTGTTCCACCTGAGttaaacatacacatgtacagaaaCTCTATGTGGTCCCCTGAGCCAGTCCTCTTGTCAGTCAACGGGGTCTGTGATGGGGAGGGGGACTGAGGGTCAAGAGACTCgaagaatagaaacaaaacaggatATCAAGGATCAGTCTCAAGTCTCATTTGTTGAAAGGCAACAATGGGTGTATATGCACTCgctggggagtgcagctggagacactttTAACCACAGGTTCAGGATGtgtaggagaaaaacaagatgttatcagagtgttcagctgtggtgggtTTCTCTAACccacctgtaagtaaatagcccTCAGCCGCAGAGATGATGGACGCTTTCTGCTAGGAGTCGGCGGCTCCCAACAGCCCCCACGATGATTAACAGTGAACACCAATGTGACAGGTTCAAGCACCACTCAGAGATCCTCCTCAGGGCAAGTCTGTGACCGATTATCTTGGTTAGGTTAATGGAAGCTGAAAAACCCACCCTAAAAGCGAGTGGTGCCTCTCTCTGGGCTCCAATCCTGGGCTACGTAAAGAGAACATTTGTGCCTTTCTTTAAAGCTTTACGTGCACAACTCTCGTGGCCCAGCCATCACACTCTCAGGATAACTCACCAGTGTCCATCTCTATACTTAGCAAAAAGCCTTTGCAGCAACTTTGCATGCAACCATCTGAAAAGGGAATGAGACCTCACCACCCACCACCAAGTGAgcgaaggggctggagagatggcgcggTGGCTAAGAACTCTAGTTCTTACAGGTGATCAGGGTTTTGTTGCCAGCaccacgtggtggcttacaaccatacGTAACTACTACTTCTGATCTCCACGGACACCGGGGacacacatagtgcacagacatacatgcaaaaaaaccacacacagaaaacagcaaacttaaacataagtgtgtgtgtgtggggggggggtggttgtaTGCTAATACAGTAATTGTGGCATGGCTGTCTGACAGGGAGGGATATTCAAAGACAGGATTAAGCATTTCTGGGTTCCCTAGTCATGTGACCATCCGGTCTACCAGTGTCACAGTCACAGCTCCTGTGGGATCCCCAAATCTCGTAGGGAGGTTGGCACACCGCTGTGCTTCACAGCCACGGGGGCAAGGACTCGGAGGACAGGCAGGGCTGCAAAGGGTAGGAAGCCAGGAGACTAACTGCCTCACCTTCACAGGAAGTGGCAGACTGTTTGCAGGAAATCCCTAAGCCTCATACTTAGTAACATCCAAAGCCCTGGTTAACCACTCTGTCTGGCAAGCTGCTAGATCAGGCACCATGCTGCCGGGGTGATTAGCTGTACCCCACTGCAGAGTTCTTCATTGCTCAGAGACACTGAGTCCCCAATGGAACTCTTTCTCAACTGGACAACCAGATTCGGGCCAGTGTTGTAGCATTCACAGGGAGCCCCCTGCCCTGCAGGGTCCCCATTTCCTTACCACATCTTGATGATGAGCTATATCTGGACTAAAAGAATTAGGGACACCCAAGTTTAGAGCTGTAAACACCTGCCCCAAAGGCTCATAAAAGACTTCAAAGGTACAGTAAGTCCCTGTCACCATGGTACCCAGAAAGATGTTTTCCCTCCTcttatcttcctgcctgtctgtaCACAGAAATAGCCCCATCCCAGACAAACACAGCATCCTTGGTCTCTAGATAAAAATCTTTGGCTTCCAGGACAGATGCTCTGAGCAAGGGCCCTGTTTATCACGAAGCCTGCCCGTCTGCAGACAAGGTATGTGCGTCTCCTGCCTGAGGAGACCGGACTAGTCAGGTCAGCTCACTAGACCTCACTCAGCAAGACAAGTGGCAGCCAGGAATAGTCCTGGACATCTAGATGCTCACTCCAGAGAGCCACCCTTCACCAATCTGGTCTAAAATGTCACCTGATAAAATACCAACCAAAGCCAGGTCCAGGGTGAAGATAATCCTGTCTCTGCATTCCCAGCCGTCATGTCTAGAGGAGTGGAAAAGGCTGAGCCCAGACAGCAGCAAATGGACTGGCTTTTGGCAGGATTCAGAGTGATCAGAAATTTCTCTGGTCACAGCGCAGAACATGCCTGCTCCTTGTGGAGACAGTTGTCacagtaaattcaaggccagtctgtgaGCCATACCGAGTCCCAGGCCAATCTGGGGTACAGTGTGAAACTCCGTCTCAAGGGACAGAAGTTTCCAGTACCAGAAGGGCTGCTGAGCGTGGCAATAAGCTTCATGCCTTGCAGGACAGGCTGAGCGAAGGGGCAATAGAGAAACTGGCAAAGTCACGGGGAAAAGCCCACGGCCTTCTGAAGCTTCTTAGTCTAGTGACCTTCATCTAGTGACCTTCAACAGGCCTCAGGTCACTTCCCAGGGCCAGTTTCTTCCTCtgagaaggtgggggtggggaggcaggaaagACCCTGGGACCATGTACAGCTGTGGGATGGGGAACTTTCCTATAGCTGCTTGCATAATACTTCAGTAggctctggttttgtgtgtgtgtgtgtgtgtgtgtgtgtgtgtgtgtgtgtgtgtgtgtctatacagaggccagcagtcaACCTCAGGTGTGATTCCTTAAGAGACATccaccctgatttttttttccttacctgGGTCATAGCTCCTGCGTGGCAAGCACATTACCAACAGTCTCTCTGAAGTCCTTCAGTGGACAGTTTAGGGGTAGTGTGTGCGCTGTGGCCTGTTGCTGCTTCCAGTATCCGGACCTCAACCAGCTGGGAGCCAGTGTTTGTGGAGGACCCAGAGGACATGGAGGATGGCCAGGGGACACAAAGCCACAAAAAGCACTCCAGCTTCTAGAAGTGTCTGCAAACCCAAGAGCTGAACAGCCCCTGGACACCCCCGCACCCCCAGCGAGTCTCCACCAAGCCGTGGCTGTGCTTCCTTTGTGGCCTCATGGCTGATCCTACAGTGAGTTTCTGGCTCTTCTGGGATCGACTAGGGCAGAGGCTCGGCGGCGGAGGGACAGCTGTCACAGCAGCAGGCAAGCAGAGAGCCTCTGTGCACCTGCTTCCTGGAACCACGCTCGGCAGTGGCTTGCCCATTCCGACAGCTGGCTCCAGGCCTGGAGGCCCTGGAGGGGACGCTGCCCCTGCTTTTGTGGACTTGATATCTCTCGCTCGTTCTCAGCCTAGCCTGGACTTCTGAATTTAACTTGCTGTCAGCTAGAGCAGGCAGGAGGCTTTCATTGAGTCATCAGATGTCACCTGGAAGCCACTTGCCTCCTGCACATTCCACTACCCAAACCCAGGCTGTCACATCCCACTGTGGTGCAGCTAGCTATATGCTGTCCCAAAGATGGCTTCCTGAGCTCCTGGGGTCTGGTTTGTGTGAGCTGTCTGAACTACTCttttgagaacacacacacataccacaaaacaacaaaaactcatcACGGTCCCTTGCACCCTTGCACGCATGCGCAATCCACAATCAAAAACCAAACTGACACAGGCACCTCCCAGGAGCCATCTGATGGAGAGTACCAGAGAAGCCCAAGATGCAACTTCCTGCACTGTGTCTTGGCCTCAAGCAACCGAGACCAGTACTGTTGGTATTGTAAAGTACCCAGAGAAGCCAAGCCTAAGGCCTAGATGGATGAATTGGGCACTTCCTGCCCCTCATAGCCGTGCAgtgaggccacacccactctgggGAAGCCTACAGCCCTCAGGTGAAGCTAACCCTTCTTCAAAGCCTGCTTTTCTATGGGCGTACATAACTAAGTACACAGACTTCTGGGACGTGAGGTGGGGAGAAAGGCCTTTGTTGTCTGAAGACCCTGGATGGAGGCCATGCTGCAGGCTAAGGACTTCCCTAATAAAAACCGATGATTATTTGGCACCAAATGTATACCCAGAGTCTTCTGCTCTGGCTGAGCATGCAGTGTCAGAGGCTGGCTCAGGCTGGAGTCAAATTTCGGCTCTACCTCTTGTAAGACATGAGGTCTGCCAGTTCTCAACACCCCCATTCACAACCTGCTTCCTTGTCCATAAGATGGGGAAGCCCCGATGGCCATCATGGCCCAGCCACTCTAGAATCAGAACCTAATTTATTTATCCACATTGGCCACAGGCAGCGCCCAAGAGCCCCTTTCCAAGAAAGCCTGGGTTTCATCCAAGTCCACACAAATGACCTTGTGCCAGGAGTCCACCATCAGGACACAGAGTCACTCTAGCAACTATGAGTCCCCCAACTTTCCACACAAATGTTCCAAAAGCTGGGGCCACTCAGCTGAGTGCCTGCTGCACACGGGAAAGGACCAGAAGGGATTTCTCAAACCCAAGTAAAGCTGGGCACCGTGGTGTAAGCCCGCAACCCCAGCACTGGGCCACTGGGACTTGCTGGGCAGCCAGTCTAACCTATTGGTGAGTCCAAGGTTCATCAAGAGACTCTCcctcaaaaagtaaaatagacAGCCCTTGAAGACATTGGCCTCTGGTCTCTACAGACATGTGGAGTGCATGggcaagtaacacacacacacacacacacacacacacacacacacacctgcaaaaGCCGTTCTTAAGTCTACTGTCTTTCTGGGACACTAGTCAGGAATATTTCTACAATCCCAGTGCCAGACCCGACGGAGACAGGAGCATGAGAAAGAGCAGCTGTACAGGCTGACAGGCCAGAGTCCCTGACTTCAGGCACTCAGCACAGGAACCACATAGCCACACAGCGTCCTCCCAACGCTCTCAGCCTGGCCAGCCACAGTGAGCCTGCTACCCTACATAATTGCCACCAGAGCCAAGGgtgctttaaaattaattttatttctctacatatcttttattttaatctttttttaaaaaaaaaaaggtttctttgACATTGTCTTCAAGAGTCTCGCGCCTGCTGGTAAGTGCACGCATGGGTTCGTGTTCACAGTACTGTCCGTGACCAAGGACAGTTGGTGCTTATTGCTAGAAACAGTGAGTGTCCATGCCCGGATGGGCATGGGTGTGAAGGACAGCAGTAGAGGGAAGCCTGGGGTCTGTCAACAACATGAGGCAATGGACCGAGGGGACCAACCCAAGAGAAGCTGAGTGTTCTCGCCCAGACCCACACAGCCTCTCTGGGGTTCTCCCTAgccctgtctgtcttctgtcaggcaggaggggagagaggaacgGGGAGCCAAGGAAGCCAGGTGGGCAAAGCCAGGCATGCAGTGGGGAAGGAGCGCAAGATATGTGGGTTTGGGGGTCCCCATGTCCAGAGCAGTTCGGGCCACCCCTACTGTGATTCCTAATCCTTATTCCCACCAAACCTTTAGAGAGCACTCAGCCCAGGACAAGGACTCGCTCCCAACCCTCACCAGGGCCTGTCTCTTTTCTTCAGGGCAAGGAAGTCCTGAACACAGAGAAGGCCTTTCCAGTCACCAGCCAACCCTGATCTAGTGTGGGGCTGAGACCTCATGGCTCTCCCAGCTAAGATGACATAGAGAAAGAGAAGGCTCCAGGGAGGTCCAGCCCTGACAAGTGGCTCTCCAGCCAACTGTGCCATGGGCATGATCTGTTCGGTGTGCTCCAGGTGACTGCAGCCCCCAGCCCTAGTGGCTGAGAATGACCAGACATTAAGTACCCTGGAAGGACAAGCGTCTCAAGTGTAGAAATAGAGCTGGGATCTAGCTGTACCTCCCATGCTGTCTCCGAGGCTCCCCTACAAATGGCTCAGCAGCAGcaaaaacattctttttcttgTGATAACAGTTTTCTGTGCTTATTACTGGTTCGAATCCAGTGATGCAGCTGTTAGTACGCTTAACGGAGTGTCCCTCAAGCAGCTCAAAGCAGACATTTCTAGAAACCATGGCATCACTCAAGGACAAGTTCTAGGGCTCCAGAAGGGAGACCCCAAGACTGCCTACCATGTGTCAAGCCAGTTTCACAATGGCCTGACACCTCCCAGGTGAGTCAGCTGACTGCTTGCTCCCCAGACCTCCACCTCCCCAGGAGCACCtatgatggggaggggagggacctAAGCACCCTCCAGCTGGTGCTTAGCTCCTATATGCAGCCCACCCCAGAGAGTCCGGGAGCCGCTTCCCCTGAGAATGAACCAGAAGCTCTGATATGGCTTCTTTACAGTGTGCTAGCGTATGGGCATCCCTGGGTGCTGGAACCCCAGATTCAAGTGTGATAGTGCTGGCCAGGAGGAAAGGGCATGCCATCTTTACCTTAAGACAGCTGGGACTGTCCAGACTCAGTGGCAATGCCCCAACCCCAACCCTGCCAGGCATTTGGGACCAAGATAATGGAAGAGAAAAAGCCACATTCCTAGGGGTGGGTTCTAGAGATAGCAAAGGTGAAAACGTTACCTAGCTCCAACCCAACACTTTGGGGACTCTTCTCCCAGAATACCTCCATCAGGCAACTTAAGGCTACTGAGGAGAGGGGTGGGGTCAAGGATCTATGCCCTGCTCAGCTCGTACCCCCACCCCCGGCAGGTACTGGGGAGGGGTTCTACTGGGGTGGAATAGAAGCTCTAGGAAGAGTCTGTGGTTTTGATTCTGCACAAACAACAGGATAAAACAGCTGGTTTTAGACCTGAGATCGCTCTCTTGCCCCCTCACGCAGACgcccaggaggaggagcagggttcAGGTGAGCCTCCCCTCTTCCCAGCTCTGACTGAAGAGGGCAAGTCCTGTAGGGCAGAGATCCGTGGCCTTTccagttctttctctcctttaaatTCAGCTTAAGGCAAAAGTTTGGCAAAGCAAGTCTACATAAGGCCGCATGGcagaggggaggcagaggggaggcaggaagagcaggcTGGGTCCCCTGACAACCAgcctcctcccctgcccctgcatccacaaagaggaggggaaaattaaaaaaagcgGTGTTTCGGAGAGTCAATGAACACTGAGGTTGTGATAGGAGGAGAGgagccctgggggtggggtgggtgggcgCCTGTTGTCCCTGGCTCCCCCCTCCCTGCAGGGAAGCACGTGGAGGAGCCAGGAGGCCGGCCGGTTTTAGCACAGTGAGATCCGCCCCGGGAGAAGGTAGAATGGTTGTATTTTTCTGAATGACCGACAGGGCATCTGGGTTTCCTTCTGAGCAGTAATATTGTTACTACGTTGAGTCTCACCTCGCAGCAGCCTGGCTGTTACCGGTGCTTGGGCGGGATCACCACCAGTGGCTGCCCGTACTTGGGTCTCCACATGAGGACCTGTGCATCGTTGGCGTTGGGCTTGACCAGGGCACTGGGCGGGATGGGCTCATTCTTGCTAAGGATTTTAGGCTGGTCCTGGGCAATGGGCTCCCGCAGCCTGGCGCGCTGGCCCAGGGGCCGGTTGGGATTCACCTCGATGCTCAGCTGCATGCGCCAGTGCAGGGTCTGCAGGATGATCATATCATTGGTGGAGGTGTTGGTGGCCACCAGCCACGTGGTGAAGCTCTGGTCCCGGTAGATGTTGGTCAGTTTGGCCACGTTGCTCTCACTGACGGGCACGGCCCACGTGACGCTGGGGTAGAAGTTATCGTTCATGCTGATGATGAACTTGGAGTCCCTCTTGGTGGGCCCCACAATCGTGCAGGTCTCCGTGGTATTGCCGTACCAGGGATAGTTCACCCCATCAGAGTCACTGATGGCCTCGATCTTTCCTTCCTGGAGGTCGGGGAGCTCCCAGCTAGACCTAGGGAGCAAAGAAGGTCAGGAGAGGCTCAGTCACCAACCAGTAAGGCTTTTCTGCGTTCTTAGGATGTATCAGGTACTGTCCTGGGACCCTGGAGACAGGAGGGACTCAACCCCCTTTGCTCATGGGGCTGACGTGGGATGGAGCAGACAATAAACAGGACATTATTCAATACCAGGTAAGATGAGCCCAGTCACAGCCCGCTTCAATAACCCGAATGTTGGGCTGAAAAGACGACTCAGTAGTTCAcctactgctcttacagaggacccacgTTCAATTCCCACATGAGCAAAAATTCTTAACTCCAACCCCAGGAGgcctggtgctctcttctggcctatgTGGTACCcgcactcatgtgtacatacacacacacacacacacatttaaaatattttggagggctggaaacatggctcagcagttaagagcactgctatcttttagaggtcctgagttcaagtcccagtccCGACATGGTAGTTTACAACCATGTATATAACTGTAATCCCATGGGATCCTGTTCCCTCTCCTTGtgatatacacacaggcaagacacccatatacatacaatacatatataatcatatatacatatatgattatgtatatatatattttttttaaagactattctCTGAGTACCTTCCCAGGCCAGACCACCACTGAAGGCCAGCACCCTCCATGAGAGCCAGTCATTAAACTAGTAGGTGTCATTTGGGACTTGGAGAAGCCCaactcttttttttggggggggggtgttcacgacagggtttctctgtatagccctggctgtcctagcactcactctgtagaccaggctggcctcaaactcagaaatccgcctgcctctgcctcccgagtgctgggatcaaaggcgtgcgccaccacacccggcgagaAGCCCAGCTCTTGACAGGGACTTGTCACTGAGTCTACAGTAATGACAAACACTGGCAAAGCTGGGCCTTCGTGAACACCAGTGGAATAACCGTATGAAGCCACACAGTTCTATGATCTTAGGGTGGAGGCCGTGGCTTCTCAGAGGCGAGGGCATCTACTGGACACACAGCCTAGGAATACAGCCTAGGGTGGGAGGGCAGCTCAGTAGAACGTCCTCCTgccacatctgtctctccacccaatgaaggagccttgaaaggaaaggaaattccGACACACACTGTGGTATGGAGGAGCCCAGGGGCACTGTGCTAACTGAAAGAAGCCACCACAGAAAGGTAACTACTGCAGGACAGCACTTACGCGTGGCGCCCAGAGCACCTGAGTTCTGAGACGGAAAGTGGAACCAGGGCTGCCCTGGGCAGGAAAGGAGGGTGCTGATTAAAGAGTGGAGTTCAGTTAGCAAAGGCAGAGAGTTCCAGAGAAGGATGGCACGGTGCTTTTGAGGGTGCCTAACGCCACTGAATTGCGCACCCTAACCATGCGGCTTTCAGTCTGACTGCTGGAGTGTCGCAGCACTGGGGCTGCAGGAGAACGGGCAGGAGCAGGTTGGcgtttgtgtgatgtgtgtacatgtgtgtgtgtgggggggggcagcacatgtgtgcacatgcatgcacatgcactccTGTGAGAGGCCCAGGTACTCTCCATGTTAGTCTGCCTGACTTTGGGCATTCCCCAATCTCTGTCTCCCACAAACTGGAATTACGAGCAGGCCCTCACACCCAGCCAGTTTTCCCTTGCACCCTAGGGATCTAGACTCTGGTACCCGTGCCTGTGTGTAAGCACTTCAGAAGCTGAGCCCCGTTCCCGGGACCCCAGACTCCGCCAAACTTTCTGTTCCCCTCATTGCTAAGCTCACAAAACCATGTGTGACAGTTCAGGACCTGAGCATGTCTAGCCACAGTGAAACTGTCTCCCCACGGCAAGCAATCCCTTGGGCCCAGCTCCACAGCAGTGGGTCAGCACCCCAGGTGGGGTCCCTGACTCCCCAGTAGAATTCAGACCAGAGGGGGCCCTCAGCCCTGCCCTGAAGCTGCTTCcgtctctccatctccctccactGGGTTCAGGCCCTTGCTTTAGGTTTCGGGGTTTGCTGGCGTCCTCTCCTTGGAAGTCTTTCTAGTGCCCTGTTTGCCTTACTGTGCTGAGAAGAGGAACCCAAAGCCCTAGACAAAGCTATACATGCTCTAATCACTGAACCACATATCCCTAGCCTGGGATGGGAACCGTTTTACGTCTTTTGGCATGGGGGTTATGGTGGGGAGGGTGTTAGAAGATCtcattctgggctggagagagggctcagtggtaaagagctctactagaggtcctgagttgaacgTCTCgaaaccacatggtgattcacaaccatctgcaatgggatctgattgatgccctcttctggtgtgtctgaggacagggaCAGTATagtcacatacatataataaatttaaaaaaaaatcttactctaTCCCCATCActccagtagcccaggctggccttaaatctgagggagatcctcctgcctcagcctccatcaTGAGCTACCAAGCCCAGTGAAAAGGCGTTTGAAATCAAGAGCTGGccagatggctcatcggttaaagCCACTTGCCATGCAACCAAGACCAGAGTTGTGTCCCTGAGATCCACATGGAAAAAGGAGAGAAGTTGTTTCTAAAAACTGACctctggccaggcgtggtggcgcatgcctttgatcccagcactcgggaggcagaggcaggtggatttctgagtttgaagccaacctggtctacagagtgagttccaggacagccagagctatagagaaaccctgtctcaaaaaacaaacaaacaaacaaacaaaaa contains:
- the Fam78a gene encoding protein FAM78A isoform X1; this encodes MPCYFWDCWPSLEIRAVLCAMGCIQSIGGKARVFREGITVIDVKASIDPIPTSIDESSSVVLRYRTPHFRASAQVVMPPIPKKETWIVGWIQACSHMEFYNQYGEQGMSSWELPDLQEGKIEAISDSDGVNYPWYGNTTETCTIVGPTKRDSKFIISMNDNFYPSVTWAVPVSESNVAKLTNIYRDQSFTTWLVATNTSTNDMIILQTLHWRMQLSIEVNPNRPLGQRARLREPIAQDQPKILSKNEPIPPSALVKPNANDAQVLMWRPKYGQPLVVIPPKHR